ATTTTAATACGTTCATTGACATAGAAATTCTCAAAAGGATTTCGACGGGTTAACACAACCTGTAACAACTAATGTTTAATCCATCCCGCAAAATGTGGGATATAAATTGATTCAGGTGAATAGAGAATTAATCGTAAGATCCAATTCTGTTGCCGTCGATTTTGCCTTATTAAAAGATGGAAAACTCATTGAACTTCACAAAGACGAAAACGATCATAATTTTAATGTCGGGGATATCCTCCTCGCTAAGATCAGGAAACCTGTAACGGGTCTGAATGCCGCTTTTGTAAACGTGGGTTATGAAAAAGATGCATTCTTGCATTATCATGACCTGGGACCGCAGCTGGCATCGATGTTGAAGTTTGTAAAGAAAGTGAGTACCGGGAAACTCAAAGATTATTCCCTCAAGAATTTTCCATTCGAAAAAGATATTGATAAGCACGGAACCATAAATCACGTGGTGAAAGCAAATCAATCTCTGTTGGTTCAGATCGTTAAAGAACCCATATCCACCAAAGGACCCCGAATTAGTTCCGAGCTATCCATAGCCGGACGTTATTTGGTTATGGTCCCATTCTCCGACCGAGTTTCGGTTTCTCAAAAAATAGAGAGTAACGAGGAGAAAGACAGGCTAAAAAGACTGGTTAAAAGTATTAAGCCCAAAGGATTTGGCGTTATTATCAGAACCGTTGCAGAAGGCAAAAAAGTCGCAGAACTAGACAAAGATCTTCAAAATTTGCTGGCCAAGTGGACAGCAATGTGTAAGAAATTGTATAAAGCACGCACCCCATCTAAGGTCCTGGTAGAGGTTAACAGAGCCTCTTCTATTTTAAGGGACGTTTTCAATGACACCTTTACCGGTATTCATGTAGATGATGAAACGCTTTTTACCCAACTTAAGGATTATGTGCATGAGATTGCACCCGATAAAGAATCCATAGTAAAGTTGTACAGTTCATCGGTTCCGATATTTGAAAAATTCGGGATTGAGAGACAAATAAAAACCTCTTTCGGGCGCACAGCGTCTATGAGCAAAGGTGCCTATTTGGTTATTGAGCACACTGAGGCCCTGCACGTTATTGATGTCAATAGCGGTAACAGGTCCAATAAAGCCAACAATCAGGAAGATACTGCGCTAGAGGTGAACATGCTTGCGGCTACAGAAATAGCCCGGCAATTACGCCTGCGGGATATGGGAGGTATA
This DNA window, taken from Muriicola soli, encodes the following:
- a CDS encoding Rne/Rng family ribonuclease, with amino-acid sequence MNRELIVRSNSVAVDFALLKDGKLIELHKDENDHNFNVGDILLAKIRKPVTGLNAAFVNVGYEKDAFLHYHDLGPQLASMLKFVKKVSTGKLKDYSLKNFPFEKDIDKHGTINHVVKANQSLLVQIVKEPISTKGPRISSELSIAGRYLVMVPFSDRVSVSQKIESNEEKDRLKRLVKSIKPKGFGVIIRTVAEGKKVAELDKDLQNLLAKWTAMCKKLYKARTPSKVLVEVNRASSILRDVFNDTFTGIHVDDETLFTQLKDYVHEIAPDKESIVKLYSSSVPIFEKFGIERQIKTSFGRTASMSKGAYLVIEHTEALHVIDVNSGNRSNKANNQEDTALEVNMLAATEIARQLRLRDMGGIIVVDFIDMIKPAHRKKLFDHLRNEMKDDRAKHKILPPSKFGLVQITRQRVRPEVNIKTTEINPSGSSQEVEAPIVLIEKINVDLEHLLKNTPKDKGIVLNTHPFIAAYLTKGFPSIRSKWFLEHRKWIKIQPRDAYTYLEYHFKDKDGKDII